In a single window of the Pseudodesulfovibrio profundus genome:
- the atpD gene encoding F0F1 ATP synthase subunit beta has product MANTGKIVQVIGAVVDVEFAEGNLPNILSALEIKNPNNTDAPELICEVAQHLGNNVVRTIAMDATEGLVRGMVATDLESPITVPVGAGSLGRIMNVVGAPADEMGEVPCEKRLPIHREAPAFTEQSTKVELLETGIKVVDLLIPFPKGGKMGLFGGAGVGKTVILMEMINNIAKQHGGISVFAGVGERTREGNDLYHEMKDAGVLEKAALIYGQMNEPPGARARVALTALTCAEYFRDEEGQDVLLFVDNIFRFTQAGAEVSALLGRMPSAVGYQPTLGTDLGGLQERITSTNKGSITSVQAVYVPADDLTDPAPATTFAHLDGTLVLSRQIAELGIYPAVDPLDSTSRILSPDVLGEEHYATAREVQSVLQKYKDLQDIIAILGMDELSDEDKQTVARARRVQRFLSQPFHVAEVFTGVPGVYVKTEDTVKAFRDILDGKYDDLPEQAFYMCGPIEEAIEKAKQ; this is encoded by the coding sequence ATGGCTAATACTGGTAAAATTGTTCAGGTAATCGGCGCCGTTGTCGACGTCGAATTTGCCGAAGGGAATCTTCCCAACATTCTGTCTGCGTTGGAGATTAAAAACCCCAACAATACTGACGCTCCTGAGCTGATCTGCGAAGTAGCTCAGCACCTGGGTAACAACGTCGTTCGCACCATCGCCATGGACGCTACTGAAGGTCTCGTTCGCGGCATGGTAGCTACCGACCTCGAATCTCCCATCACCGTTCCTGTTGGCGCCGGTTCTCTGGGCCGCATCATGAACGTCGTTGGCGCACCTGCTGACGAAATGGGCGAAGTTCCCTGCGAAAAGCGTCTTCCCATTCACCGTGAAGCCCCCGCCTTCACCGAGCAGTCCACCAAAGTTGAGCTGCTCGAAACCGGCATCAAGGTCGTTGACCTTCTTATTCCCTTCCCGAAGGGTGGTAAGATGGGCCTCTTCGGCGGCGCCGGTGTTGGTAAGACCGTTATTCTGATGGAGATGATCAACAACATCGCCAAGCAGCACGGTGGTATTTCCGTGTTCGCCGGTGTTGGTGAGCGTACCCGTGAAGGAAACGACCTTTACCACGAAATGAAGGACGCTGGCGTTCTCGAGAAAGCCGCACTTATCTACGGCCAGATGAACGAGCCTCCGGGAGCACGTGCTCGTGTTGCTCTGACAGCTCTGACCTGTGCTGAGTACTTCCGTGACGAAGAAGGCCAGGACGTGCTTCTCTTCGTTGATAACATCTTCCGCTTCACCCAGGCTGGTGCTGAGGTATCCGCACTGCTCGGCCGCATGCCTTCCGCAGTTGGTTACCAGCCGACTCTGGGTACTGACCTTGGTGGCCTTCAGGAGCGTATTACCTCCACGAACAAGGGTTCCATTACTTCCGTTCAGGCCGTTTACGTCCCTGCGGATGACTTGACTGACCCCGCACCGGCTACCACCTTTGCTCACCTCGACGGTACTCTCGTTCTGTCCCGTCAGATTGCTGAGCTCGGCATCTACCCCGCGGTTGATCCTCTTGACTCCACCTCCCGTATTCTCTCCCCCGACGTTCTCGGTGAAGAGCACTACGCTACTGCACGTGAAGTCCAGTCCGTACTGCAGAAGTACAAGGACCTGCAGGACATCATCGCCATTCTTGGTATGGACGAACTGTCCGACGAAGATAAGCAGACCGTTGCCCGCGCTCGTCGCGTCCAGCGTTTCCTGTCCCAGCCGTTCCACGTTGCTGAGGTCTTCACCGGCGTTCCCGGCGTGTACGTCAAGACGGAAGACACCGTTAAGGCATTCCGCGACATTCTGGACGGCAAGTACGACGACCTGCCTGAGCAGGCCTTCTACATGTGCGGACCCATCGAGGAAGCCATAGAGAAAGCCAAGCAGTAA
- a CDS encoding pyridoxal phosphate-dependent aminotransferase, whose protein sequence is MNISERLRRIKPSATLAVNAKAMELRAQGKEIVSLAVGQPDFETPPHVCEAAKAALDEGFTRYTPVPGIPELREAIAGYYSEFYGANAESADTMASNGGKQVLYNLLMALVNPGDEVLIPSPYWVSYPAMVQLAEGVSVFVPSTAEDGYLVSIEGLKAARTERTKVLILNSPSNPTGCCYTQAQLDEIASWARKNDIFIISDEVYDRLVYEPAKPSSLAKTWESYPDTIAIVGALSKSFCMTGWRVGYTLTHPDLIQAMCKIQGQSTSNINSITQKSAIAGLTGSWDIVEKMKESFVRRRDLAYDIITGWGASCPKPDGAFYLFPVLNQFYTDDAPDSGTMCTKILEEAGVALVPGSAFGDDNCIRFSYAVDDATLEKALHAVGKVLTGK, encoded by the coding sequence ATGAATATTTCCGAGAGGCTGCGCAGAATCAAACCTTCTGCCACCCTTGCTGTGAATGCCAAAGCCATGGAACTGCGTGCGCAGGGTAAGGAAATCGTCAGCCTTGCCGTTGGTCAACCGGACTTTGAAACACCACCACACGTATGCGAAGCTGCTAAAGCGGCTCTTGATGAAGGTTTCACACGATATACGCCTGTACCAGGCATTCCTGAGCTACGTGAGGCCATCGCCGGGTATTATTCCGAATTTTACGGCGCTAACGCAGAAAGCGCTGACACCATGGCCTCCAATGGCGGCAAACAGGTCTTGTACAACCTGCTCATGGCTTTGGTTAACCCCGGTGACGAGGTGCTGATCCCTTCACCCTACTGGGTTAGCTACCCCGCAATGGTACAGCTGGCAGAAGGTGTCTCCGTATTCGTGCCTTCAACCGCCGAAGATGGATATCTGGTTTCCATCGAAGGTCTGAAGGCTGCACGTACTGAGAGAACCAAGGTGCTCATTCTCAACTCGCCCTCTAATCCAACCGGCTGTTGCTACACACAAGCACAGTTGGATGAAATCGCGTCGTGGGCCAGGAAAAACGATATTTTCATCATTTCCGATGAAGTGTATGATCGACTTGTTTACGAACCGGCCAAGCCCTCCTCGCTGGCAAAAACCTGGGAATCTTATCCAGACACCATTGCCATTGTTGGTGCCTTATCCAAATCCTTTTGCATGACCGGTTGGCGTGTCGGCTATACGCTTACTCACCCGGATCTCATTCAGGCCATGTGCAAGATTCAGGGACAATCGACTTCCAACATCAACTCCATCACCCAAAAGTCTGCAATAGCCGGTCTCACTGGATCTTGGGATATAGTTGAAAAGATGAAAGAGTCATTTGTACGACGTCGTGATTTGGCATACGACATCATCACCGGCTGGGGTGCCTCCTGTCCGAAACCTGATGGCGCATTCTACCTCTTTCCTGTCCTGAATCAGTTCTATACGGACGATGCCCCGGACTCCGGCACCATGTGCACCAAAATCCTGGAAGAAGCAGGTGTTGCCCTTGTTCCTGGCTCTGCTTTCGGTGACGACAACTGTATTCGGTTTTCCTACGCCGTGGACGATGCAACGCTTGAGAAAGCGCTCCACGCTGTTGGTAAGGTCTTAACCGGCAAATAA
- a CDS encoding tetratricopeptide repeat protein, protein MADKKYDAILYDFFEKKNGGVVLLSDDQIFKKTLSNTIFKTIGTKRDCMWSFEEVQPALKRIQQCQKDKIECVVFIERIINERPSTDTIITLKQLLPDLRIIALVNETKRENIAYFYEIGVNNVISKPASMNNIIEKMAFTIKPQGKLSEYMSIGKKFLAVGRLKQALEVSDKILSIKPDSPAGLMLRGDVYLQAKDHDKAVQSYLKAHESSRLYLEPLKKLANAYEGVDEDKQLHYLEKLDRLSPLNVERKTNMGKVHLNKNNVERAEKYFDQAIDIATKEAMSMIGTVAEQITQAVGSTSPVLAEKYLTKVLNTKKAALTKDDITLFNKLGIALRGQGKWEDAIENYKRALTISPEDEGLHYNMGMAYYDGRKHREAAQCFERALEINPDFYKQSEVVSMNLATVYADLRRYDQAIIFYENVLKLNPNNSLARSKYNKIKPNTAK, encoded by the coding sequence ATGGCGGATAAAAAGTACGATGCAATACTCTACGATTTTTTTGAAAAGAAAAATGGTGGAGTCGTGCTGTTGAGCGATGATCAGATATTCAAGAAAACGCTCTCCAACACAATATTCAAAACTATCGGGACCAAACGGGACTGCATGTGGTCTTTTGAAGAGGTCCAACCGGCACTCAAGCGCATACAGCAGTGCCAGAAAGACAAGATCGAGTGCGTGGTGTTCATTGAACGCATCATCAATGAACGGCCCAGCACAGACACCATAATCACGCTAAAACAGCTACTTCCAGACCTTCGGATCATTGCACTTGTCAATGAAACCAAACGCGAGAATATCGCGTATTTTTATGAGATCGGCGTCAACAACGTCATCTCCAAACCGGCGTCCATGAACAACATCATCGAAAAGATGGCGTTCACCATCAAGCCCCAGGGCAAGCTGAGCGAATACATGTCCATCGGGAAAAAGTTCCTGGCAGTCGGCCGCCTCAAGCAGGCGCTGGAAGTCAGTGACAAGATTCTCTCGATCAAACCCGATTCGCCTGCCGGACTGATGCTGCGAGGCGATGTGTATTTGCAGGCCAAGGACCACGACAAAGCGGTCCAAAGTTACCTCAAGGCCCATGAAAGCTCCCGCCTCTACCTTGAACCGCTCAAGAAGCTCGCCAATGCCTATGAAGGTGTTGATGAAGACAAGCAGCTCCACTACCTGGAGAAGCTTGACCGACTGAGTCCGCTCAATGTCGAGCGCAAGACAAACATGGGCAAGGTTCATCTCAACAAGAACAATGTTGAGCGGGCGGAGAAGTACTTTGATCAGGCCATCGACATTGCTACAAAAGAAGCCATGTCCATGATCGGCACCGTTGCCGAACAGATAACGCAGGCTGTCGGGAGCACCTCTCCTGTGCTTGCGGAAAAATATCTGACCAAGGTGCTCAACACCAAGAAAGCAGCGTTGACCAAGGACGATATTACTTTGTTCAACAAGTTGGGTATCGCCCTGCGCGGTCAAGGCAAATGGGAAGATGCCATCGAGAACTACAAACGCGCCCTGACCATCTCTCCCGAGGATGAAGGACTGCACTACAACATGGGCATGGCGTATTACGATGGACGTAAACATCGTGAGGCAGCCCAGTGCTTTGAGCGGGCATTGGAAATCAACCCGGATTTCTACAAGCAGAGCGAGGTGGTCTCCATGAATCTGGCCACTGTATATGCCGATCTGCGGCGCTACGATCAGGCAATCATTTTCTACGAGAACGTCCTGAAGCTCAATCCCAACAATTCGCTGGCCCGCAGCAAATATAATAAAATCAAACCCAATACAGCCAAATAG
- a CDS encoding M48 family metallopeptidase, producing MTEFLDMPLTVKPHPRAKRVLVKLVPGKGIEVVVPKRFDTRQVPAILEEKRRWLRETSRKMMERGYDLSGTPPELPTNLDLKACGRDYAIGYVDRPGRVRITENGLRLMVTGPKEDRETIFDALSKFTAAKAREFVLPMLDSMSRRLDLPYSALRVRRQKTRWGSCSARGTISINAKLMFLPVELVEHLLLHELCHTRHLNHSPQYWKLVARHQPDFQRYERLLSKAGRLVPAWFG from the coding sequence ATGACAGAATTTCTGGACATGCCGCTGACGGTAAAGCCCCACCCCCGCGCCAAGCGAGTACTGGTCAAGCTGGTGCCGGGCAAAGGTATTGAGGTCGTTGTCCCCAAGCGATTCGACACCCGTCAGGTACCGGCCATTCTTGAAGAGAAACGGCGGTGGCTTCGTGAGACCAGCCGCAAAATGATGGAGCGGGGGTATGATCTGAGCGGTACCCCGCCGGAACTGCCCACCAATCTGGATTTGAAAGCATGTGGTCGAGACTATGCCATTGGCTATGTGGATCGTCCGGGACGGGTTCGTATCACTGAAAATGGCTTACGCCTGATGGTGACCGGACCGAAAGAGGATCGCGAAACCATCTTTGATGCCCTTAGCAAGTTCACGGCAGCCAAAGCCCGGGAGTTTGTCCTCCCCATGCTGGATAGCATGAGCCGAAGACTAGACCTCCCCTACTCAGCCCTGCGTGTACGCAGACAGAAAACGCGCTGGGGCAGTTGCTCTGCCAGGGGAACGATCAGCATCAATGCCAAACTCATGTTTCTGCCCGTGGAACTGGTCGAGCACCTGCTGCTCCACGAGCTTTGCCATACGCGCCACCTCAACCACTCCCCGCAATACTGGAAACTGGTGGCACGACATCAGCCGGATTTTCAACGGTATGAACGACTGTTGAGCAAGGCAGGACGGCTGGTTCCAGCCTGGTTCGGCTAA
- a CDS encoding vitamin B12-dependent ribonucleotide reductase, with protein MSKLKMPNSLPEPNINENAKIVLQRRYQRKDTTGVVYETPKELFWRVASSIAEEERKYGESVYTPSKLAREFYDLMTSYRFLPNSPTLMNAGTGLGQLAACFVLPVEDSIEGIFDAVKHAAMIHKSGGGTGFSFSRLRAKESVVGSTGGVASGPLSFLKIFNCATEQIKQGGTRRGANMGILRVDHPDIMDFIKAKERDGELNNFNLSIGLTEQFMQAVEKKEDYDLIAPNTHEVVGQLNAREVFNILVNKAWESGDPGIVFLDRINRDNPTPAQGEIESTNPCGEQPLLPYEACNLGSINLGACFAKGKNGHDSEIDWEELRRIIHLSVRFLDNVIDASIYPLDKITETVERNRKIGLGVMGWADLLFQLNIPYNSQTAIDLGERVMKFMRDEARAASKQLAAERGPFPAYAESIFGETNLGPYRNATTTTIAPTGTLSIIAGCSSGVEPLFALSFVRNVMDDDKLLESNPFFEKALREADAYSTKLMEEIAKVGTIRKMDHLPESLRSVFVTAMDIQPIWHLKMQAAFQKYTDNAVSKTVNLPNEATREEIWDIYWKAYEYGCKGVTVYRDGSKMSQVLCTGDDKEKKDKEESGALSVVQDRPDVIYGFTQKIATGLGVLFLTVNEVNGKPFEVFATIGKSGGSITAKAEAIGRLVSLALRSGVEVREIVQQLKGIGGENPRFMKKHLVKSIPDAIAHVFESRYMQGDRVDASAASLNKELCPDCGEALVFEEGCHICKSCAYTKCG; from the coding sequence ATGTCCAAACTGAAGATGCCGAACTCACTTCCAGAACCGAATATCAATGAAAACGCGAAGATAGTTTTGCAACGACGGTATCAAAGAAAGGACACGACCGGAGTAGTATATGAAACTCCTAAAGAACTGTTTTGGCGGGTAGCCTCATCCATCGCTGAGGAAGAGCGCAAATACGGGGAATCCGTCTACACCCCGTCCAAGCTTGCTCGTGAATTCTATGATCTCATGACGTCCTACCGCTTCCTGCCCAACTCGCCGACACTGATGAATGCCGGAACAGGACTGGGGCAGTTGGCTGCCTGTTTTGTCCTGCCTGTGGAAGACTCCATCGAGGGTATCTTCGATGCAGTCAAGCATGCGGCGATGATTCACAAATCCGGTGGCGGTACCGGCTTTTCCTTTTCCCGCCTCCGTGCCAAGGAGTCGGTGGTCGGTTCGACCGGCGGCGTCGCTTCCGGGCCGCTGTCGTTCCTCAAAATTTTCAACTGTGCCACCGAACAGATCAAGCAGGGGGGAACGCGTCGTGGTGCCAACATGGGCATCCTGCGTGTTGACCATCCGGACATCATGGATTTCATCAAGGCCAAGGAGCGCGACGGCGAGCTGAACAACTTCAACCTGTCCATCGGGTTGACCGAGCAGTTCATGCAGGCGGTCGAGAAGAAAGAGGACTACGACCTCATTGCTCCCAATACCCATGAAGTCGTCGGCCAGCTCAATGCGCGTGAAGTCTTCAATATTCTGGTCAACAAGGCATGGGAATCCGGCGATCCGGGCATCGTCTTTCTGGACCGTATCAATCGCGACAACCCGACTCCGGCGCAGGGTGAGATCGAATCGACCAACCCGTGCGGCGAGCAGCCGCTGCTGCCGTACGAAGCCTGCAACCTCGGCTCCATCAACCTCGGTGCCTGTTTTGCCAAAGGCAAGAACGGCCATGATTCCGAGATCGACTGGGAAGAGCTTCGCCGCATCATTCACCTGTCCGTCCGCTTCCTCGATAACGTCATCGATGCATCCATCTACCCGCTGGACAAGATCACGGAAACAGTGGAGCGCAACCGCAAGATCGGCCTTGGCGTTATGGGCTGGGCCGACCTGCTGTTCCAGTTGAATATCCCCTACAACTCCCAGACTGCCATTGATCTGGGTGAGCGGGTCATGAAATTCATGCGCGATGAAGCGCGTGCCGCCTCCAAGCAGCTTGCAGCCGAGCGTGGCCCGTTCCCGGCATACGCGGAATCCATTTTCGGCGAGACCAACCTCGGTCCCTACAGAAACGCCACCACAACGACCATCGCGCCTACCGGGACCCTGTCCATCATCGCCGGGTGCTCCTCGGGCGTAGAACCGCTGTTTGCTCTCAGCTTTGTTCGTAACGTCATGGACGACGACAAGCTGCTGGAGAGCAACCCGTTCTTCGAGAAGGCCCTCAGGGAGGCTGATGCCTATTCCACGAAATTGATGGAAGAGATCGCCAAGGTCGGCACCATCAGGAAGATGGACCACCTGCCTGAAAGCCTTCGTAGCGTGTTTGTGACTGCCATGGACATTCAGCCCATCTGGCATCTGAAGATGCAGGCCGCCTTCCAGAAGTACACGGACAACGCCGTGTCAAAGACCGTGAACCTGCCCAATGAGGCCACCCGTGAGGAAATCTGGGATATCTACTGGAAAGCCTACGAATACGGCTGCAAGGGCGTGACCGTTTATCGTGACGGCTCCAAGATGTCTCAGGTGCTGTGCACGGGAGATGACAAGGAGAAGAAGGACAAGGAGGAATCCGGTGCACTGAGCGTGGTTCAGGACCGTCCTGATGTCATTTACGGCTTCACCCAGAAGATTGCTACCGGGTTGGGCGTCCTCTTCCTCACCGTCAATGAAGTGAATGGCAAACCTTTTGAGGTGTTCGCCACCATCGGCAAGTCCGGTGGTTCCATCACTGCCAAGGCCGAAGCCATTGGTCGTCTTGTCTCCCTGGCTCTGCGTTCCGGTGTTGAAGTTCGAGAAATCGTACAGCAGCTCAAGGGTATCGGCGGCGAGAATCCGCGCTTCATGAAGAAGCATCTGGTCAAATCCATTCCTGATGCCATCGCCCACGTCTTTGAATCCCGCTACATGCAGGGGGATCGTGTGGATGCCAGCGCCGCATCCCTCAACAAGGAACTGTGCCCCGACTGCGGCGAGGCCCTTGTCTTTGAGGAAGGCTGCCACATCTGCAAATCCTGTGCGTACACCAAGTGCGGCTAA
- a CDS encoding response regulator → MPPSFDTIVRNFLEQDNGAIVQITGDVTFTRALRHIISRMFGLKGDMLSTFSSFADGLSRCRELQEAERPTIVLIERMLNERPSTDQLITLKQELPDTTVIMLTWEATQETVAYFFELGVSRVLLKPASADQIIRELALAISPPGELKNQMKRCEELLREGNYDEALEISDRILLVKPNSARGLALRGDALMGIGEEDKAIRQYMTAHEARPMFMAPLLRLASAFRDMEDERALDYLMTLDEISPLNPERKIDIAEQYLLRDDHEEAEVYMDQGVEAAEREALSMVGDLTMRIVDAVTGTAPHLAKKYLQRVIDSQRVVGLDALVHYNRLGMLLRGEGKWDEAIDVYAKALEISPDDPAILYNMGLAYWEGGKRNQALQSFEQALAIDPEFHQGSVGATLNIGLLYLDMRMYRDAEPFFQHVLELDPNNTTARKRLRMVKERLAA, encoded by the coding sequence ATGCCGCCGTCCTTTGATACCATCGTTCGCAATTTCCTTGAGCAGGACAACGGAGCCATTGTCCAGATAACCGGTGACGTCACCTTTACCCGAGCGCTTCGCCACATCATCAGCCGCATGTTCGGCCTCAAGGGAGACATGCTTTCCACGTTCAGCTCCTTTGCTGACGGTCTTTCCCGATGCCGGGAACTGCAGGAAGCCGAGCGGCCCACCATCGTCCTTATTGAACGGATGCTCAATGAGCGACCCAGCACCGACCAGCTCATCACCCTCAAGCAGGAACTGCCCGACACCACGGTTATCATGCTGACATGGGAAGCAACGCAGGAAACCGTAGCCTATTTTTTCGAGCTGGGCGTCAGTCGCGTCTTGCTCAAGCCCGCTTCCGCCGATCAGATCATCCGTGAACTGGCTCTTGCCATCAGCCCTCCCGGCGAGCTGAAGAATCAGATGAAGCGATGCGAAGAATTGCTACGGGAAGGCAACTATGACGAGGCGCTCGAAATCTCCGACCGAATACTGTTGGTCAAGCCCAACTCTGCGCGAGGTCTCGCCCTGCGTGGCGACGCGCTCATGGGCATAGGCGAAGAAGACAAAGCGATCCGTCAATACATGACCGCCCACGAAGCGCGCCCCATGTTCATGGCCCCGCTGCTCCGGCTTGCTTCGGCATTCAGGGACATGGAAGACGAGCGCGCCCTCGACTACCTCATGACACTGGACGAAATATCTCCCCTCAACCCGGAACGAAAGATCGACATTGCCGAACAGTATCTGCTGCGTGACGATCACGAAGAGGCCGAGGTCTATATGGATCAGGGGGTCGAGGCTGCCGAACGGGAAGCCCTGAGCATGGTGGGCGATCTGACCATGCGTATTGTCGACGCCGTGACCGGCACGGCCCCCCATCTTGCCAAGAAGTACCTGCAACGGGTCATCGACTCGCAACGGGTGGTCGGACTCGACGCGCTTGTTCACTACAACCGGCTTGGCATGCTCCTGCGCGGAGAAGGCAAGTGGGACGAAGCGATTGATGTATATGCCAAAGCTCTGGAAATTTCGCCCGACGATCCGGCCATCCTCTACAACATGGGGCTTGCCTACTGGGAAGGCGGCAAACGCAATCAGGCGTTGCAATCCTTTGAGCAGGCATTGGCCATCGACCCCGAATTCCATCAGGGAAGCGTCGGTGCGACTTTGAATATCGGGCTGCTGTATCTGGACATGCGCATGTACCGCGATGCCGAGCCGTTTTTCCAGCACGTGTTGGAACTTGACCCCAACAACACCACTGCCCGGAAGCGACTACGCATGGTCAAGGAACGACTTGCCGCATAA
- a CDS encoding F0F1 ATP synthase subunit epsilon, translated as MANNLKIEIVTPDRKVLSEEVEYVGAPGIMGEFGVLPNHVPFLSALGIGNLHYKQDGKAHYVFIAGGFAEVSNNQVTILAEVAEKATEIDVDRAQKAKQRAEERTAKAKEKVDAARNQASLKRAIARINARSCGKNAGTC; from the coding sequence ATGGCTAATAATTTGAAAATCGAGATCGTCACTCCCGACCGCAAGGTATTGTCGGAAGAAGTGGAGTACGTGGGCGCACCCGGTATCATGGGTGAATTCGGTGTACTGCCGAACCACGTCCCTTTCCTTTCCGCTCTGGGAATCGGCAATCTCCATTATAAACAAGACGGCAAGGCGCACTACGTCTTCATCGCCGGTGGATTTGCTGAAGTAAGCAACAACCAGGTCACCATTCTGGCTGAGGTTGCTGAAAAAGCCACTGAAATCGATGTAGATCGTGCCCAGAAGGCCAAGCAGCGTGCTGAAGAGCGCACTGCCAAGGCCAAGGAAAAAGTGGATGCCGCTCGTAACCAGGCTTCATTGAAGCGCGCAATTGCTCGCATCAACGCAAGATCCTGCGGTAAAAACGCTGGCACCTGCTAG
- a CDS encoding MerR family transcriptional regulator: MFTVGRLAKKHGLSRSTLLYYERIGLFAPHQHAKGDYRQYSEEDDRRLARICQYRKAGIALSVIKEMLDDGPENRIVGALEQRLEELNTEQETIRMQQELVAKLLGRPALLAGVSAMDKATWVGLLRSAGLNEDDMRQWHIQFERTAPQKHEAFLRQLAIPSMEIRAIRSMTAAPHHILQINKDSGRFMKMFFKIYEGLKREGPGSYAMTEKAYSMCEGLKERPAILETGCGSGGATLNLARISNGTVMATEIHQPFLDVLEQRAKDAGLSDKVTPCRMDMASLDFEQEQFDLIWCEGAAYIMGVDEAMAYWKQFLKPGGYLAFSDAVWLSEDIRDSAPEELKVFWADGYPAMRTVKETVHSAESLGYTHCGNFIIDTSCWVDFYADVAKRLDKVEKEYGDDPDGRPIIDLARKEKRLFEAYPNTYGYAFYVLKKEK; this comes from the coding sequence ATGTTCACAGTAGGACGACTGGCAAAAAAACACGGTTTGTCGCGTTCGACCTTGCTCTATTATGAGCGCATTGGCTTGTTTGCCCCCCATCAGCATGCAAAAGGGGACTACCGGCAGTATTCAGAGGAAGATGATCGTCGATTAGCTCGAATCTGCCAGTACAGAAAGGCAGGCATCGCGCTGTCGGTGATCAAGGAGATGCTCGATGATGGGCCGGAGAATCGAATTGTTGGTGCTCTTGAACAACGTCTGGAAGAATTGAACACAGAGCAGGAAACCATTCGAATGCAACAGGAACTGGTCGCAAAATTGCTTGGTCGTCCTGCGCTACTGGCAGGCGTATCTGCCATGGACAAAGCCACATGGGTTGGATTGTTGCGTTCTGCGGGACTCAATGAAGATGACATGCGGCAGTGGCATATTCAGTTTGAACGGACGGCACCACAAAAGCATGAAGCGTTTTTGCGGCAACTCGCCATCCCATCGATGGAAATACGAGCTATCCGCTCCATGACGGCAGCTCCTCATCATATACTGCAAATAAATAAGGATTCAGGACGATTTATGAAGATGTTTTTCAAAATATATGAAGGATTGAAACGGGAAGGTCCAGGCAGTTATGCCATGACGGAAAAAGCGTATTCCATGTGTGAGGGGCTGAAAGAACGGCCTGCCATACTGGAGACAGGATGTGGCAGCGGTGGCGCGACCCTGAATCTGGCACGGATAAGCAACGGGACGGTTATGGCTACGGAAATACATCAACCGTTTCTTGATGTGCTGGAACAGCGGGCAAAGGATGCTGGTTTGTCTGACAAGGTGACGCCATGCAGAATGGATATGGCCAGTCTTGACTTCGAGCAGGAACAGTTTGATCTGATCTGGTGCGAAGGGGCGGCTTATATCATGGGCGTAGATGAGGCTATGGCCTACTGGAAGCAATTCCTGAAGCCGGGCGGCTATCTCGCATTCAGTGATGCGGTTTGGTTGTCAGAAGACATTCGCGACTCGGCTCCTGAGGAACTCAAAGTTTTTTGGGCAGACGGGTATCCTGCCATGCGTACTGTTAAGGAAACTGTCCATTCTGCAGAATCATTGGGCTACACACACTGTGGCAACTTCATCATCGACACATCGTGTTGGGTTGACTTCTATGCTGATGTAGCCAAGCGATTGGATAAGGTGGAAAAAGAGTATGGTGATGATCCTGATGGGAGACCGATCATCGATTTGGCCCGTAAAGAAAAACGGCTCTTTGAAGCGTATCCGAATACCTATGGTTATGCATTTTATGTGTTGAAAAAGGAAAAATAA
- a CDS encoding MBL fold metallo-hydrolase, which produces MRTTFIGVGEAFDDNQLNTSLLIETAESSLLLDCGFTAPMGFWKAAAHPLDLQAIYISHFHGDHFFGLPALLMRMKQEGRTAPLTILGQPGVEAVVRQTIELAYPGSLAKASFDLSFMECSAGQNIVLGHMCLGFALSDHPRPCLAIRVDCGDRALFYSGDGGATADTAALAAGADLIIHESFTMDADTPGHGTVDASIDFARRAGARQLALVHIERDVRKYQNDQLQQRISLSQEPHVIVPESGDSITITSREGDNFTSQV; this is translated from the coding sequence ATGCGTACGACATTCATCGGCGTTGGCGAGGCATTTGACGACAACCAACTCAATACCAGTCTACTTATTGAAACAGCAGAATCATCATTGCTGTTGGATTGCGGATTCACCGCCCCGATGGGGTTCTGGAAAGCGGCTGCCCATCCTCTCGACTTGCAGGCCATCTACATTTCCCACTTTCACGGCGACCATTTCTTCGGCCTCCCTGCGCTGCTCATGCGCATGAAGCAGGAAGGACGAACCGCCCCGCTGACCATTTTGGGACAGCCCGGTGTGGAAGCTGTGGTTCGCCAGACAATCGAATTGGCGTATCCCGGTTCTCTGGCCAAGGCTTCATTTGATCTGTCCTTCATGGAATGTTCCGCAGGACAGAACATCGTGCTTGGCCACATGTGTCTTGGCTTTGCCCTGAGCGATCATCCCAGACCATGCCTTGCAATCCGTGTGGACTGCGGTGACAGGGCACTCTTCTATTCCGGTGACGGAGGGGCAACGGCTGACACGGCGGCGCTGGCTGCGGGAGCCGACCTGATCATCCACGAGTCGTTCACAATGGATGCAGACACCCCGGGACATGGGACAGTGGACGCTTCCATTGACTTTGCACGTCGTGCTGGTGCACGACAATTGGCGTTGGTTCATATCGAACGAGATGTTCGCAAATACCAGAACGACCAACTACAGCAACGCATATCCTTATCACAGGAACCACATGTGATCGTACCGGAATCGGGGGATTCCATCACGATCACATCTCGGGAAGGTGATAACTTTACCTCTCAGGTATAA